The Deinococcus radiopugnans ATCC 19172 region GCGCGCAGGCGGGAATCCTGCCGTACCGAGTCTGTCAGACCGCTGAGAAACGCGGCCCGCTGGGTGGGATCATCCGTGCCGGAGGTTGAGGTCATACCCGTGAGTCTAGTCCTGACATCAAAAAACGCCCCCACCATCAGGCAGGGGCACTTCTCAATCCACTTGGATCAGCGGTTGTTTACGAACTCGCGGTCGGCGAAATCCTCGCGGCGGGGTTGAGCGTTGCCGCCACGGTCATCGCGGTCACGGCTCCAGCGGCCCTGGCCGCCGCCACGGTTGCCGCCGCCCTGGCCCTGGTAGCCACCGCCACCCTGGTTGCTGCGTCCGCCGTAGCCGCCGCCCTGTCCACGGTAGCCGCCCTCGTCGCGCCCGCCGCGTCCACGGCCTCCGCCCTGGTAGCCGCCATCCCGGCGCTCGCGGGTGGGCTGCTCGAACAGTTCGGGCAGTTCCTTAGCCACTTCGATCTGAATGTCGCCTTCCAGCGGGTTGGCGGCCATCAGCTTGGCCAGGAATTCGGTGGGGATGTCGGCCACGGTGCCGCCGCGCCACTGGCGCACCTTGCCCAGACGGCGGGTGTCCACGTCGCCGTTGCGGGCCAGCAGGGCCACGGTGCGGGCCACGCTCAATCTCTCGCCGTGAATCAGGATGGTGGTCAGACCTTCCTCACCGCTCAGCAGGCTGGCGGCCTTGGCGGGTTCGGTCACGCCGCTGATCTTGGCGAGGGCGCGGGCCAGCGCTTCCAGGCCCAGTTCGCTGAACAGCATCTCGGCCTGTTCCTGGAACCCGGCGGCTACGGTGGGATCCACCTTGCGGATCATGTCGGCCCCGGCGCGGGCGCTGGCGGCGGCCACCTCGGCGGGGGTGGGGATGGGGCGCTCGATGAAGCGCACGCCGGTCACGCGCTCCAGGCCGGACATCTCGCGGTTCTCGCGGTCGCCGTACATGATGATGGCGGTGCCGGTGCGGCCCGCGCGGCCGGTGCGGCCCGAACGGTGGATGTAGCTGTCGGGATCCTGGGGCAGGTGGTACTGCACCACCAGATCAACCTCGGGGATGTCCAGGCCACGGGCGGCCACGTCGGTCGCCACCAGCACGCTGGCGCGGCCGCTGCGGAAGGAACCCAGGGCACGCTCGCGCTGGCTCTGGGCCAGGTCGCCGTGCAGCGCCTCGGCTTCCAGGCCACGGTGGATCAACTCGTTGGCCAGTTCGTCGGCCTCGCGCTTGGTGCGGGTGAAGACGATGGCCTTTTCGGGGTTGTAGACGGTCAGCAGGTCGGCCAGCACGCGGGTGCGGCTGCGGCCCACCCGCACCTTGAGGTGCTCGACAGTCTGCGCGGCCTGGTTCTTGCCGGAACCCACCATGTCCACCAGCACGGGATCAGTCATGTACTTCTGGCTCAGGCGACGGACTTCGGGGCTGATGGTCGCGCTGAACAGCAGGGTCTGGCGGTCGGCGGGCGCGTTCTGCAAGATGGTCTCGATCGCCTCGGCAAAGCCCACGCTCAGCATCTCGTCGGCCTCGTCCAGCACGGCGAACTGAATGCCGCTCAAGTCGATGTTGCCGCGTTCCAGGTGGTCGATCAGGCGGCCGGGGGTGCCGACAATCACGTCGACGCCACGGCGCAGCGCGTTTTCCTGGGGGGCGTAGGCCGCGCCGCCATAGACGGTCACGGTGGTCAGGTCAACACCGGTCTTGCTGAATTCTTCCGCCACCTGCTTGGCCAGCTCGCGGGTGGGGGTGATCACGATGGCGCGGGGCAGACGGCCACGCTCGCGGCTGCCTTCCAGCTTGCTGATGATCGGCAGGGCAAAGGCCAAGGTCTTGCCGGTGCCGGTGCGGGCGCGGCCAATCAGGTCACGGCCTTCCAGGGTCTGCGGCAGGCTGCCTTCCTGAATCGGGCTGGCTTCGGTAATTCCACGTTCGGCGAGACGCGCCGCGAGTTCGGGCGCAATCAGTTGGTCAAAGTTCATTTGTAGTCCTTTCGGGAAAGCACATTGCCCCAGTGACCACCAAATGCCTTTGTCCCAACGAGCGCGTGTCTTGTAATCAGCGCGTCACGAGCAGCATGTCCGTGGATATTGAAAATGGGGGTACCTTCCGGCTGCCAGGCCCTTCCTGGTCAGCGCACGAAGAAAAAGAATACAGGAAAGCTTGAAAGAGTGCAAGGGGCTTGAAGCCTGCCAAACCGCGCTGCCACTACCCCGTCTGAATCCCCCGACGCTACGAGTGGCGCGCGTCCACCTTGACTTCGCCTGAAATCTCTGCGTACGTG contains the following coding sequences:
- a CDS encoding DEAD/DEAH box helicase, whose protein sequence is MNFDQLIAPELAARLAERGITEASPIQEGSLPQTLEGRDLIGRARTGTGKTLAFALPIISKLEGSRERGRLPRAIVITPTRELAKQVAEEFSKTGVDLTTVTVYGGAAYAPQENALRRGVDVIVGTPGRLIDHLERGNIDLSGIQFAVLDEADEMLSVGFAEAIETILQNAPADRQTLLFSATISPEVRRLSQKYMTDPVLVDMVGSGKNQAAQTVEHLKVRVGRSRTRVLADLLTVYNPEKAIVFTRTKREADELANELIHRGLEAEALHGDLAQSQRERALGSFRSGRASVLVATDVAARGLDIPEVDLVVQYHLPQDPDSYIHRSGRTGRAGRTGTAIIMYGDRENREMSGLERVTGVRFIERPIPTPAEVAAASARAGADMIRKVDPTVAAGFQEQAEMLFSELGLEALARALAKISGVTEPAKAASLLSGEEGLTTILIHGERLSVARTVALLARNGDVDTRRLGKVRQWRGGTVADIPTEFLAKLMAANPLEGDIQIEVAKELPELFEQPTRERRDGGYQGGGRGRGGRDEGGYRGQGGGYGGRSNQGGGGYQGQGGGNRGGGQGRWSRDRDDRGGNAQPRREDFADREFVNNR